Part of the Lichenicola cladoniae genome is shown below.
TGGCGGGCTTCACGACAGCCGGCGGGGCGGTCACCGGCGAACCCGGGACCGCGGGTCCTACCGCAGGCGCCGACACCGGCGCCGCGACCTGGGCAGCGACCGGAGCGGCGGCTGCAGCCGGTGCCGCATCATCGGCCAGGGCCGGTATGGCGATACCGAGCGAGACCGTGACCAGGAGTGACAGGACACGGCCGGGGCCTGCGCGGCTGGAACGTCTGACGGCCATCGTCTCTCCCTCGCGCACCATACGGTCCGCATGCAGTGGCGGCATCCCGTGGCCATCCCCGACGTTGCTCCCCGGCACACGTCGTGGAGCGCATCTTGGCACACCAAATTTCATCAGACGACCGGCCGGCCGGTCGGACGCGGACGGTGCTGGTGACAGGCTCCGCGCACGGGATCGGTGCCGGCATCGTCCGGCGTCTGCTGCGCGACGGCTGGACCGTCTACGGCCTGGATCGCGAGCCGCAAAATCCAGACATCGACGATACCGGCCGCTTCCGTCCGATCCAGGCGGACATCGCTGCGGAAGCCGATATTCTTGCAGCCTGCGCGCAGATCGGCCAGGAGGCCGGGCGCCTGCACGGGCTGGTCAGCAATGCCGGCATCATGATCCGCAAGCCCCTCGCCCAGCTGACCCTCGCGGACTGGACCCGAGTGCTGGCGACCAACCTCACCAGCCTGTTCCTGCTGGCTCGCGAGGCCAGTCCCCTGATGCAGGGCACGGTCGCCGACGGCACACATGACCAGGCGGCCATCGTATCCATCGCGTCGACCCGGGCGCACATGTCCGAGCCGGATACCGAGGCCTATGCCGCCGCCAAGGGCGGGCTGGTCGCCCTGTCCCATGCGCTGGCCGTCAGCCTCGGGCCGCGCATCAGGGTGAACTGCATCAGTCCCGGTTGGATCGACGTGGCGGATGAGGCGCTTCGCCCGGAAGATCACGCCCAGCACCCGGTCGGCCGCGTCGGCGTGCCGGAGGATATCGCCAGCCTGGCCGCGTGGCTGCTCGGTCCCGAAAGCGGGTTCGTCACCGGGGCGGAGTTCATCAGCGACGGCGGCATGACCAGGAAGATGGTCTATGCGACGTGACGCCCCTCCGGCGGCATGTCCACCTCTTGCAACCAATTGCAACGACCTCTGACGCTCGATCGAACCTCGGTATAGCTTGTCGTTACATGGAACAGCTTCCACACATCCTCATCGTCGACGACGACCGCGAAATCCGCGATCTTCTTGCCCGTTTCCTCGAGCGGAACCGCTTTCGCGTCACTGCCGCGCGTGACGGGCGCGAGGCGCGCCGGGCCTGGACCAACGGCCATTACCAGCTGGTGGTGCTCGACCTGATGCTGCCGGGAGAGAGCGGCCTCGACCTGGCGCGCTGGATGCGCGGCCAGGGCAACGTGCCGATCATCATGCTGACCGCGATGGGCGACGAGACCGACCGCATCATCGGGCTGGAGCTCGGCGCGGACGACTACCTGCCCAAGCCGTTCAATCCGCGCGAGCTGATGGCCCGGATGCGCGCCGTCATGCGACGCACCGCCGAGCGCGACGAGCGCAAGCCGGACAGCGAGTCGCGCGTCCTGCGCTTCGCCGGCTGGACCCTGGAGCCGTTGCGAAGGCGCCTGCTCAACCCGGATGGCGCGGAGGTGCCGCTGACCGGCGGCGAATACGAGCTGCTGGTGGCGCTGCTCGACCGCGCCAACCGGGTCCTGACCCGCGACATGCTGCTGGACCTGCTGCGCGGGCGGCAGGCCGGCCCGTTCGACCGCGCCATCGACGTCGCCATATCCCGCCTGCGCCGGAAGCTCGAGGATGACGGGCGCAACGCCCAGGTGATCAAGACCGTGCGCGGCGGCGGCTACGTGCTGGCGGCGGATGTCGAGCGGGTCTGAGATCGCCGGCTGGCCCGATAGGCGATCCACACCTTGACGTTCCGTTTTAGGATCCTGCCGCGCAGCCTTGCGGCACGTACGGCACTCGTCCTTCTCGCGGGCCTGGTGGTGGTCCAGGCCGTCGGCATGACGATCCACGCGCTGGACCGGATCGATTTCGCGCGTCTCAACAACGAGCGCGAGATCGGCAGTCAGGTCGTGATGATCTATCGCACCATCGCCGACGTCGATCCGCCCGGTCGGGACACCGAACTCCAGAAGCTCCACCTGCCGTCCGGCTTCCGTGCCTTCCTCACCACCGAACCCGTGCTGGGCCCGTTGCGGCCGGCGAACGGCCTGATGACGCGTGTCATGCGCCACCATCTCGAGGTCATGCCGATCCGGTCGCAGCGACGGCCGCTGCAGATCATCATCGCCAACAACCTGACGCCGGCGGACCCTCCGGACGATCCGGGCAACTTCGACCATGCCGATCGAGGTCCGGCCTCGATCCTGAAACCGGAGCTTCACCCGGGCCGGCTCTGGCGCGACATGGCGCCCGACGGGACTGGACATGATGGTCCGCCGGACAGGTTCGGCCCACGCGGAGCGGCGGGACTGCTCGGCTGGCATGGCCGTCGCTTTGCCATCGCGATGCAGTTACCCGACGATCAGCGCTGGCTGACCATCCGCTTCGTGATGCCGCTGGCCGACCCGTTCCTGTCACCGACACTGCCGATCGCCTTCATGGTGATGACCATCGCCACCGGACTCCTCAGCGTCTGGGCAGTCCGCCGCCTGACCGCGCCACTTCGCACCCTGGCGATCGCGGCGGAAAAACTGGGACGGGACGTCAATGCCGACCCGCTGCCCGAGAACGGCCCGACCGAGGTCGCGACCGCGGCTATCGCGTTCAACACCATGGCCAGCCGGATCCGGCGCTTCGTCACCGATCGCACGCTGCTGCTGACCGCGATCGGACATGACCTGCGCACGCCGATCACCCGGCTCAAGCTGCGGTCCGAATTCATCGAGGACGAGGAACTGCAGGCCAAGTTCCTGGCCGATCTCGACGAACTCGAAGCCATGGTCTCGGCGACCCTGGCGTTCGGCCGCGACAGCGCCGACCGCGAGCCGATGGTGCCGCTGGACCTCAAGGCGCTGCTGAGCACGGTCCTCGACGATGCGGTCGATGGGCGGCCGCAGATCGCCGATAGCGTCGGGTTCGCAGTCCCGCCACCTTCGGTCACCGTCCAGGCGCGGTCGCTCGGCCTGAAGCGGGCGCTGGCCAACCTGGTCGGCAATGCGATCGTCTATGGTGGTGGCGTGCAGGTGACGCTGCTGCGGCCCGAACATGGGCATGTCGTGATCCTGGTCGAGGATGACGGCCCGGGGATTGCCGCCGGACAACTCGAGCGGGTGTTCGAGCCATTCGTCCGGATCGAGACGAGCCGCAATCGCGAAACTGGCGGAACCGGGCTGGGGCTGTCGATCGCGCGCAACATCGTGCGTGGCCAGGGCGGCGACATCACGCTGGCCAATCGCGCGCCGCATGGGCTGCGCGCGACGGTGACCCTCGTGGCGTAGGACGTTCTAGGCGATCGGCTCCAGGCGACCCAGCACGACGACGTAGGAGACGATACCGACCAGCAGGACGATCCCGGCAATCAGGAAACTCGTCGTGTAGGACCCGGAATAGGCGACGGCATAGCCGGTCGCCACCGGTGCGACGACTCCCATCAGGTTGTTGAAGAAGTTCATGATGCTGCCGATCGTTGCGGTGCCGCCCTGCGGTGCGATCAACGACGGGATCGACCATCCCACAGGCGCCGCTGCCGCGAGCCCGCTCAGTGCGATCGAAATCCAGACGATCGCCCACATCGGATCGCGTGTCAGCGTTGCCCCGAACACTGCCAGGCCGAGCAGCATCCCGCCGACCAGTACGCTCTTGCGCACCACGGTCTCGTCGTGGCCGCCGGCGATCAACCGGTCGATCAGCCAGCCGCCGACGATCAGATCGGATATCGTGGCGCATGCCCAGGGGATCGCCGCGAAGCCGGAGGATTTCAGGATGCCCATGTGCATGGTCTGCACCAGGTAGTTCGGCAGCCAGGTCAGGAACAGGTAGAAGGAATATCCGTAGGCCGAGAAGCCGATAGTCAGGCCCCAGACCTTGCGATTGCGCAACAGGCTGCCGAGAAGCCTGATCTCGCCACCGGGCGCCGGACCCTCGGGCGTCGCACCGCCTGTAATGATGTAGTCGTGCTCGACAGGTGTCAGCAGCCGATCCTCGCTGGGGTCGCGATAGATGATCAGGAACGCAAGGAAATAGAGCAGGCTCAGGACGCCGGTGATCACGAACCCCCAGCGCCAGCCGAGCGTCACCACAGCCAGCCCGACCAAGGGCACGCCGATCACGTTCGAGAACTTGGCTGCGGCATCGAATATCGCCGTCGCGAGCGCGCGTTCCTGGCGCGGAAACCAGTATCCCGTCGCCTTGGCGCTGGCCGGAAAGCCGGGCGCCTCGGCGATCCCGAGCAGGATGCGGGCTGCCATGATGCCGCCGAACCCGCTGACGAAGGCGGTGCCGAACGAGGCGATCGCCCACAGCAGAGTACTGATGCGGTTAACCCGTTTCACACCGTACCGGTCCAGCACCAGGCCGACCGGGATCTGCAGCAATGCATAGGACCAGAAGAACCCGCTGAGCAGCCAGCCGATCTGGATCGGGCTGAGATGGAATTCCGTCTGCAGTTGCGGCGAGGCGACCGACAGGCTGATACGGTCGAAATAATTGACCAGGACACCGGAGCCGAGCAGCAGACCGATCGTCCAGCGGCGCCGGGGAATACTTTGAGTCACCAGGGTCTCCACTACAGCTTGCTCTATGGACCCCCTCGCAGCCGATTATTCAAGGCTTCGCGCTGATCCTGTTCCTCCCGCCCTGGTAGGCCGACCCAGGATCCGAACATTGCGGACACCGATCGCGGCTGCCCGAAGCCATCAGCCCCGACGGTGAGCGGATACGGGCGGGTGCATCGCCTGATCCGGATCGTTGCAAGCGCTGGCCTTCCTGTTTCCGACCCGCTATCTGCTGCACAGTTCGTTCTGGAAGCTGTCCCATGCTCAAGCGGCTTTATGCACGCATCCTGGCTCTCTCCGCGACGCCGGCGGCGCCATTCTGGCTGGCCGCAATCGCCGTGGCCGAGGGCAGCTTCTTTCCGGTACCGCCCGACCTGCTGCTAATCCCGATGGTGCTGGCGCGACGCGACCGCGCATGGGTTCTGGCTGCGATTTGCACGCTCGCCAGCTTGTGCGGCGGTGCGATCGGCTGGGTGATCGGTGCCGAAATGATCCAGTTGGCGACACGGCTGATCCATTTCTATCATGCCGAGCATGCGCTGGAAGTGTATCGGCTGCGCTTCGCCCAATACGGTTTCTACGTGATCCTGCTGAAGGGTCTGACGCCGATCCCATACAAGATCATCGCGATCGCCGCCGGTGCGGCACATTACAGCCTGCCGCTGTTCCTGCTTGCGAGCCTGATCACCCGCGGTTTCCGGTTCTTCCTGGTGGCCGGATTGTTGCGTCAGTTCGGCGCACCGATCCAGGACTTTATCGAGCGGCGGCTGACGCTGCTGGCACTGGCATTCGCGGTTCTGATCGTTGTCGGTGTTCTTGTTGCCTTGCGCGTGTAGCCTAAGCAGCCATGCGATCAAGTTCCGATTTCGAAACATAGATCGCCACCAGCCGGGGTTGTGGCGAGGAACCGGAATGCGGCGTCCAGTCGGCTCCGAATAGCGCAGCAGCGATAGAGCGCCAGCCATGCATGATGGCGATGGCGGCCGGCGAACGTCGCGTCGATGGTAGGCACCTGACGCACGGTCCGATGGTTCGCGCCTTCACATCGTCAGTGTATCGGACGCCACCGGCAACGCGAGGCTGCCGGCAGCGCTGGATCAGCGGGGTGCGGTCTAGCTCGGCTTGCCGGGCGCCCGCTCGCTGGTGTGTACCATGCCCATATGCACGGTGAGTGCGCGGACCACTTTCTCGATGTCGCTCGGCGGCAGCACGAAGCCGACCGGCCCGAATGCCGGGTGCTGGAACGCGATGATCGAACCCTCGGTCAGCGCTTCGGGCTGCACGGTCCACTTGGTCTTGTAGATCGGCGTGAAGGACGCGCCTTCCATCGGCGGAACCGCGCGCTTGTCCTGCATGGCCGCCCGCGCCTGGCCGAGCGTCGCAATCAGCTGGCTGATCTGCTCGAGCGTCAGCGGGATCTCGCCTTCGAGGCCGCTCTCCGGAAGCAGGGTCAAGGTCGCCTGCCGACGATCGTCGGAGACTGCCACCTGCAGCCGTGCCGCACGAACGGTCATGTGTTTCTCCTGGTATGCAACTGCCCCACCCTACAGGATCGCGACCCGGCCCCACCATGAAACCATCGTCAGGTTCCGGCCAGTGGTCCGCCCCACACCCACCAGCCCGGGCGAGCCAGCGCCCGCGCCGCATCCAGCGCTTCGTGTTCCGCAGTGAACAGGCCGAAACAGGTGGCGCCCGAGCCGCTCATGCGGGCGAGCCTGCAGCCGGATTGCGCGACGATCGCCGCCAGCACCTCGACGATCGGCGGACATAAAGCCATCGCGGCAGGCTCGAGATCGTTGGCGAGCCGGGTGAGGTCGTCCGCCATGGCGCCCAGATCGGTCCAGCCGGCAGGGAGGTCGGCCGGTGCCCTGAACCCGGGCGCGCGCGCCCTGAACACGGCGGGGGTCGACACCGCGACGCCGCAATTCACCAGCACCATGAAGCAATCCGGCAGCACCGGCGCCGGCCGCAGTTCCTCGCCGATCCCGCCCATCCGCGCCGCACGCTGCGGCAGGCAGACCGGAACGTCGGCACCGAGTGTGGCGGCCAGGCCGGCCAGCCTCGCCTCATCGACGCCATCGGCGTTCCACAGCCGACGCAGCAGGCGCAGTGCCGCCGCCGCATCGGCGGAGCCGCCGCCGATCCCCGAGGCGATCGGCAGGGTCTTTTCCAGCCGGATCGCGGCACCGGCCCCGTGCCCGGCCTCGGCCTGGAGCAGCCGCGCCGCGCGCATCACCAGGTTGGCGGCGGTATCCTCGTCGCGGAGCCCCGCGGCAAACGGGCCAGTCAGGCCAAGCGACAGGGCCTGCGCCGGTTCCGCGGTCAGCACGTCGTGCGCGCCGGCGAATACCGCCAGGCTGTCGAGCCGGTGGTAGCCATCGTCCCGCCGGCCGACGACATGCAGATAGAGATTGATCTTGGCGTGCGCCCGCTCGAGGAGCGGCCTCTCCTGACCGGTCATGAACGATTGGTCAGCGATGCGGCTTGACGGCGGGTTCCGGCGACGCGAGCCCCAGGTCGGCCTTCTTCAGCGCGTCGCGGATTTTCGCCGCATCCTCCGGCTCCGGATGCAGCACCAGCGCCCAGCGCCATTGATCCTCGGCCTCCACCCGGCGTCCGGCTGCCCAATAGGCAGCGCCCAGGTGATAATTCACCGTCGGATCCTCGGGGATCTGTTCGGCCGCGCGCTCGAGCGTGGTCACGGCACCCGGCACGTCGTCCTGGCGCAGCATCACCCAGCCCAGGCTGTCGCGGATCGAGCCGTCATCCGGCTTGCTGTCGAGGGCCCGCTGGATAAGCTGCCGGGCCTGCTTCAGGTCCTGATGGCGCTCGACCAGGCTGTAGCCGAGATAATTCAGGATGTACGGCTCGGCCGGCGCCAGTGCCAGCGCGTGTTCGAGGTCCGCCTGTGCACGCGGCCACTGGTTCTGGCGGTCGAACGCCACCGCGCGGGAGAACAGCAACTGCCAGTCGTTGCCGGCGAGCGCCTTGCCGGTCAGCGCCTGGCGGTCGGCGATCGCCGTGTCGTAGGCGACCACGGCTGGACCATAAAGCTTGCTGTCCGACAGCACGTCTCCGAGCGACTGCGCCGGCTCGGGACGTTTCGGGTATGCCTTCACCAGCGCCTCCAGCCTGGTCCGGCTTTCGGCCCGCCGGCCCGTTACGGCCAGCAGCGTGGCGGTTCGCAGATCGACCAGCGGCGCCAGCGGATCGGCCGCACCGACATTCGCCAGCGCATCGATCGCCGCATTGGCGTGGTCCGGTGCCAGCAGCTCCGCCAGCATGAGCTTGGCCGCGGTCAGGTCGGGCTGCAGGTCCAGCGCGAACCGCAGGATGAAGGCGGTCGCCTCCTTGGCCCCGGGTCCCTGCTCCTGCAGGATCGAGGCGATTGCGAGATAGGCGCGTGCCAACCCCTGGCGGGGGCTGGCGACCACCGGGTTGCCGAGCGAGGCGACGATCCCCGGCTCGACCATCCCGAGCACGCTGATCTGCTGCGAAAGGTCATGCACCATGGCCTGCGCCTCGACGGCGTGGCCGTTGCGCACCAGGAAGCTGCCCAGCGCCTGCACCAGCGCGAGGTTCGCACCCGGGAACACCGCCTGCGCGGTGCGATAGAGGTTCGATGCGGCTTCCTTGCGGCCGGCCAAGTCGGCGATCATCGCCGCCTGCAAGGCGGCTGCGCTGGCAAGCGGTCCGGCGCTCGCGACTCCGGATAGGGTGGCCAGGGCAAGATCGGTGTGGCCGGCGCCCTGCTGCGCCCAGGCGAGCAGGAGCGGCCGAATGGCATCGTTCAGCGGCGACGGGGGCAGTGTGGAGAACTCCCGCGAGGCTACATCCCAGTCGCCGCGCATCGCCGCATCGTTGCCAAGGACCAGCTGCGCGATCAGGCTCGGCTCGACCCGCGACGCCAGTTGCGGCGCCTGCGGCCGCCCAGCCAGTGCGGAGAACAGGAACGCCGGCTGCAGCAGCAACGGTTCGCCCGGATCATGCGCCAGGGCGTCCAGCAGCAGGTCGGCCGCCGTCGCGCTGTCGCCCAGATGACCGGCGACCGTGCCGGCGAGATAGGAGCCGAGCGCCTGCTCCCGCCGGTGAGCTCCCGACGTGCCCGGCACCGAACCCGATGCGGTTGCACCGGGATCGGCCTTCGCCCGATCCGCGACAATGGCGGGTGATGCCGGCGCCGGATCAGCGATCGCGGTCGACAGGAGGAGGGGCCCGACAAACAGGGCGGTGCGCACGGCGAGCGGGAGTTGCATAATAGCCCCAAGCTAGCGCGCGACGGCATCTGCGCCAACCACGCACGACTGCAACAGGGAGGACCGGGATTGGATGCACTGGCACTTCTGAAGCTGCAGATCGAATGGGGCGCGGACGAAGCACTCGAACCTGATCCGATCGACCGGCTGGCCGCCCACCGGCTTCGCGCTCAGCCTGCCGGGCCTGGCGATTCGCAACCGCCGGTGTCCGTGATCGTGGGACCTGCCCCTCTCGCTCGACGGGCGGTGCCGGTGCCGGCTGCTCCCGTGGCACCGGCAGCCAGGAACGCGCAGGTCGCGCTGGCGCGCAAAGTCGCCAACGCGGCAGGGGATATCCCGGCACTGCGCGCGGCGATCGCGAGTTTCGAGGGCTGCAGCCTTCGCGATACCGCGACACACCTGGTCTTCGCCGAGGGCGATGCGTCCAGCGGACTGGTGATCGTCGGTGAAGTGCCGAACGCCGAGGAGGACCGCGCCGGCCATCCGTTCGCCGGCCGTCCGGGCCAGTTGCTCGACCGCATGCTCGACAGCATCGGGCTCGATCGCGCCGGGGTGCTGCTGGTGCCGTTGATCCCGTGGCGGCCACCGGGCGACCGGCCGCCGAGTGACCTCGAGCTCGCGATCTGCAAGCCGTTCCTGGACCGCCTGCTTGTACTGGCGCGGCCGAACCGGCTGCTGCTGATGGGAAGCCGGCCAGCCAAGCTGCTGGCGAACACCACCATCCGTGCAAACGCCGGCTGGCAGGATATTGCGGCGGCCGGCCCGGACGCTGGCCCCATTCCGATGCTGGCGATGCGTCACCCGAGCTACCTGCTGAGCCATCCGACGGCCCGTCGCGACAGCTGGACCGCGCTCCTGCTCTTGAGACGAACGCTCGACCGGAATCTAAAAAAAGAGCAACTCTCAGATCAAAGTTGCGTGTCGCATTTGGCGGAAAACAGCCAATCCTAAGCTTTAATCAACGGGTTACGCAACGAGTCCAGGCCTGTTGAGGTTGCGCCGCGGGTTCCGGCGGCCTAGAGCCCCCCACCATGCGAGGGTTCACTCTATCCCCCACATTGGCGGCACGGGCCTTCATGGCCAGCGCCGCCCTCCTGGCAGGAGCCGCAATCGCACCCGTGCGCGCGCAGTCTCCCGGACAGCGATCCGGCTCCCCTGCTCCTGCGGAAGAGACCGCCATGGCCGTTCCACGGCTGGCGCTTCCGACCGGCGGACGCGACGGTGGCGGCACCGACGGCGTGGTCATGCTGCCGCATCCGCTGGAAGCCGGCACCGCCGCGCGCATCCGGCATATCTTCACGCTCCAGCGACAAGGCGAGATACCAGCTGCGATCGTCGAGACCGCCCGTCTCGACGACAACACTCTGCTCGGCGACCTGCTGGCCGACCGTTATCTCGGCCCGGACGCAAAGCCCCTCCCGAGCCAGCTTCACCTCTGGCTCAAGACATTCTCCGATCTCCCGGATGCTCCGGCGATCTCCCGGCTGCTCGCCAGCGTCAGCGCGCACGGAACGAGAGCGACCCCGGTGCCGGCCACGCCGACCCTGGCTACTGGGTTACCGAGTGCCGCCGAGGAAGCCGATCCGGCGATCCGCGCCTTCAGGCGCAACGAAGCCTTGGACCGCAGCGTCCAGGCGCACCTGGGTGACGGGCCGGACGGTGCCGCCATTGCCCTGAAGCTGATCGCCGGCAACCGGCATCTCGATCCACTTTACGCCTCCCAGCTTCATGCCGAAATCGCGCTCCGCTTGTTCACCGAAGGTGAGGACGACCTGGCTCTCCAGGTTGGGCAGGCTGCCTTCTCCTTGTCCGGCGGCCGCATCGGCCTGGCCGGATACGTCGCAGGCCTGGCCGCATGGCGCGGTGGGGAACTTGACGCCGCCGAAGCCCTGTTCGAGGCATCCTCGCGCGCGGACCTGACCCCGTCCAGTGTCCGGGCCGGCGCCGCGTTCTGGGCCGCACGAACCCATCTGCGTTTCGGCGATGTCTCTGTCTACCGGCCGTGGCTGGAACGGGCTGCCGCCGCGCCGCGGACTTTCTACGGAATGCTCGCCCTGCGCCTGCTCGGCCGCCAGGACGACACCCCGGACCGGCAGCATGCGCCGGCAATGCGACTGGTCAGCCTGAGCGGCGCTTCCGGACCATCCGGCGACGATGCGCCCGAAGCCTCCAGCAACGACCGCTCAACCCGTGCCGGCCTGCGTACGCTTTCGGAAATCGACGTCGATGCCGTCGCCGCCACCCCAGCCGGTCGCCGTGCGTTCGCCCTGCTCCAGGTTGGCGAGACCGATCGGGCGGAGGCGAGCCTGCGTCATTTGTGGCCGACTGTACAGCCCGACCTGGCGTTGTGCAGGTCGATCCAACTCGTATCCGAAGCCGCCGGACTGAAGTCCCTCTCCGCCCAGCTTGCCGGCATCCTGCAGGACCGTGACGGTCAGCCGCCGGACGAGGCGCATTTCCCGATGCCGCGGCTATCGCCTCATCATGGCTTCAC
Proteins encoded:
- a CDS encoding SDR family oxidoreductase; translated protein: MAHQISSDDRPAGRTRTVLVTGSAHGIGAGIVRRLLRDGWTVYGLDREPQNPDIDDTGRFRPIQADIAAEADILAACAQIGQEAGRLHGLVSNAGIMIRKPLAQLTLADWTRVLATNLTSLFLLAREASPLMQGTVADGTHDQAAIVSIASTRAHMSEPDTEAYAAAKGGLVALSHALAVSLGPRIRVNCISPGWIDVADEALRPEDHAQHPVGRVGVPEDIASLAAWLLGPESGFVTGAEFISDGGMTRKMVYAT
- a CDS encoding response regulator, with product MEQLPHILIVDDDREIRDLLARFLERNRFRVTAARDGREARRAWTNGHYQLVVLDLMLPGESGLDLARWMRGQGNVPIIMLTAMGDETDRIIGLELGADDYLPKPFNPRELMARMRAVMRRTAERDERKPDSESRVLRFAGWTLEPLRRRLLNPDGAEVPLTGGEYELLVALLDRANRVLTRDMLLDLLRGRQAGPFDRAIDVAISRLRRKLEDDGRNAQVIKTVRGGGYVLAADVERV
- a CDS encoding ATP-binding protein → MTFRFRILPRSLAARTALVLLAGLVVVQAVGMTIHALDRIDFARLNNEREIGSQVVMIYRTIADVDPPGRDTELQKLHLPSGFRAFLTTEPVLGPLRPANGLMTRVMRHHLEVMPIRSQRRPLQIIIANNLTPADPPDDPGNFDHADRGPASILKPELHPGRLWRDMAPDGTGHDGPPDRFGPRGAAGLLGWHGRRFAIAMQLPDDQRWLTIRFVMPLADPFLSPTLPIAFMVMTIATGLLSVWAVRRLTAPLRTLAIAAEKLGRDVNADPLPENGPTEVATAAIAFNTMASRIRRFVTDRTLLLTAIGHDLRTPITRLKLRSEFIEDEELQAKFLADLDELEAMVSATLAFGRDSADREPMVPLDLKALLSTVLDDAVDGRPQIADSVGFAVPPPSVTVQARSLGLKRALANLVGNAIVYGGGVQVTLLRPEHGHVVILVEDDGPGIAAGQLERVFEPFVRIETSRNRETGGTGLGLSIARNIVRGQGGDITLANRAPHGLRATVTLVA
- a CDS encoding MFS transporter, translating into MTQSIPRRRWTIGLLLGSGVLVNYFDRISLSVASPQLQTEFHLSPIQIGWLLSGFFWSYALLQIPVGLVLDRYGVKRVNRISTLLWAIASFGTAFVSGFGGIMAARILLGIAEAPGFPASAKATGYWFPRQERALATAIFDAAAKFSNVIGVPLVGLAVVTLGWRWGFVITGVLSLLYFLAFLIIYRDPSEDRLLTPVEHDYIITGGATPEGPAPGGEIRLLGSLLRNRKVWGLTIGFSAYGYSFYLFLTWLPNYLVQTMHMGILKSSGFAAIPWACATISDLIVGGWLIDRLIAGGHDETVVRKSVLVGGMLLGLAVFGATLTRDPMWAIVWISIALSGLAAAAPVGWSIPSLIAPQGGTATIGSIMNFFNNLMGVVAPVATGYAVAYSGSYTTSFLIAGIVLLVGIVSYVVVLGRLEPIA
- a CDS encoding YqaA family protein, which translates into the protein MLKRLYARILALSATPAAPFWLAAIAVAEGSFFPVPPDLLLIPMVLARRDRAWVLAAICTLASLCGGAIGWVIGAEMIQLATRLIHFYHAEHALEVYRLRFAQYGFYVILLKGLTPIPYKIIAIAAGAAHYSLPLFLLASLITRGFRFFLVAGLLRQFGAPIQDFIERRLTLLALAFAVLIVVGVLVALRV
- a CDS encoding 4-(cytidine 5'-diphospho)-2-C-methyl-D-erythritol kinase, producing MTGQERPLLERAHAKINLYLHVVGRRDDGYHRLDSLAVFAGAHDVLTAEPAQALSLGLTGPFAAGLRDEDTAANLVMRAARLLQAEAGHGAGAAIRLEKTLPIASGIGGGSADAAAALRLLRRLWNADGVDEARLAGLAATLGADVPVCLPQRAARMGGIGEELRPAPVLPDCFMVLVNCGVAVSTPAVFRARAPGFRAPADLPAGWTDLGAMADDLTRLANDLEPAAMALCPPIVEVLAAIVAQSGCRLARMSGSGATCFGLFTAEHEALDAARALARPGWWVWGGPLAGT
- a CDS encoding tetratricopeptide repeat protein; its protein translation is MQLPLAVRTALFVGPLLLSTAIADPAPASPAIVADRAKADPGATASGSVPGTSGAHRREQALGSYLAGTVAGHLGDSATAADLLLDALAHDPGEPLLLQPAFLFSALAGRPQAPQLASRVEPSLIAQLVLGNDAAMRGDWDVASREFSTLPPSPLNDAIRPLLLAWAQQGAGHTDLALATLSGVASAGPLASAAALQAAMIADLAGRKEAASNLYRTAQAVFPGANLALVQALGSFLVRNGHAVEAQAMVHDLSQQISVLGMVEPGIVASLGNPVVASPRQGLARAYLAIASILQEQGPGAKEATAFILRFALDLQPDLTAAKLMLAELLAPDHANAAIDALANVGAADPLAPLVDLRTATLLAVTGRRAESRTRLEALVKAYPKRPEPAQSLGDVLSDSKLYGPAVVAYDTAIADRQALTGKALAGNDWQLLFSRAVAFDRQNQWPRAQADLEHALALAPAEPYILNYLGYSLVERHQDLKQARQLIQRALDSKPDDGSIRDSLGWVMLRQDDVPGAVTTLERAAEQIPEDPTVNYHLGAAYWAAGRRVEAEDQWRWALVLHPEPEDAAKIRDALKKADLGLASPEPAVKPHR
- a CDS encoding uracil-DNA glycosylase, producing MHNSPKLARDGICANHARLQQGGPGLDALALLKLQIEWGADEALEPDPIDRLAAHRLRAQPAGPGDSQPPVSVIVGPAPLARRAVPVPAAPVAPAARNAQVALARKVANAAGDIPALRAAIASFEGCSLRDTATHLVFAEGDASSGLVIVGEVPNAEEDRAGHPFAGRPGQLLDRMLDSIGLDRAGVLLVPLIPWRPPGDRPPSDLELAICKPFLDRLLVLARPNRLLLMGSRPAKLLANTTIRANAGWQDIAAAGPDAGPIPMLAMRHPSYLLSHPTARRDSWTALLLLRRTLDRNLKKEQLSDQSCVSHLAENSQS
- a CDS encoding lytic transglycosylase domain-containing protein, with protein sequence MAVPRLALPTGGRDGGGTDGVVMLPHPLEAGTAARIRHIFTLQRQGEIPAAIVETARLDDNTLLGDLLADRYLGPDAKPLPSQLHLWLKTFSDLPDAPAISRLLASVSAHGTRATPVPATPTLATGLPSAAEEADPAIRAFRRNEALDRSVQAHLGDGPDGAAIALKLIAGNRHLDPLYASQLHAEIALRLFTEGEDDLALQVGQAAFSLSGGRIGLAGYVAGLAAWRGGELDAAEALFEASSRADLTPSSVRAGAAFWAARTHLRFGDVSVYRPWLERAAAAPRTFYGMLALRLLGRQDDTPDRQHAPAMRLVSLSGASGPSGDDAPEASSNDRSTRAGLRTLSEIDVDAVAATPAGRRAFALLQVGETDRAEASLRHLWPTVQPDLALCRSIQLVSEAAGLKSLSAQLAGILQDRDGQPPDEAHFPMPRLSPHHGFTMNPALVYALTRLESNFNPGAVSGGGAHGLMQLMPTTAGFVVGHPDRFTDSASALHDPALNLEIGQRYLTYLSDQVGVDGDLVKLFASYNAGPGAVLRWEGLSDGSDDPLLFIESLPSDETGDYVRRAFTYLWIYARRLDLPSPSLASLAAGQWPKFADEQALRPGALH